From a single Mesorhizobium shangrilense genomic region:
- a CDS encoding DUF2065 domain-containing protein, with the protein MQDFFAAIGLVLVVEGLVYGGFPEFAKKLAGEVLSMPENVLRIAGLAAIAVGVGIVWLVRGG; encoded by the coding sequence GTGCAGGACTTCTTCGCCGCCATTGGCCTGGTCCTCGTTGTCGAGGGGCTGGTCTATGGCGGCTTTCCGGAGTTCGCCAAGAAACTGGCGGGCGAGGTTCTGTCGATGCCGGAGAATGTATTGCGCATCGCCGGGCTGGCGGCGATCGCCGTCGGTGTCGGCATCGTCTGGCTGGTGCGGGGCGGGTGA